A window of Candidatus Methanomethylophilaceae archaeon genomic DNA:
TTGCATCCAGACAGATGTCCCCGGGATATGGTGGGATGATCTCATTCGGACTCAATGCCGACCATGACCGTCACAACGAGTTCGTCAGCCATCTGAAGATCATCGTATCCGCCGTATCGTTGGGCCATGACGAATCCCTCATAGTATTCCTGGGAGAGGACGATGAGCGCCAGTACCTGTTCGATGACAGGTTCAGCAACGGATTCTTCAGGTTCAGCGTAGGTATAGAGGATCCTGAGGATCTGATAGACGACATCGATCAGGCTCTGAAAGAGACTGGGCTTTTGTGATATCATGGATGGATCATTGGATAGTCTTCTCGGATACCTGTCCGATCTACCGAGGGCCTCATTGGCATTCTCCGGAGGCACAGACTCCAGCTTCCTGCTATGGGCCTGTATGAAGGCCGGGGCCGATGTCAGGCCGTATTTTGTAAGGGGAAACTTCCAGACTGCCGACGAATCGGAACACGCGGCCAAGGTCGCTTCCCTGCTTGGAGCGGATCTGAAGGTGATAGATATCGATACACTTTCGTTCTCCGAGGTTGCCGCGAACACTCCGGACAGGTGCTATCTTTGCAAGAAGAACGTGTTCACCCTGATAAAGGAGATCTCGGAATCCGACGGTCGTCTCCGTGTGATCGATGCCACGAACGCTTCCGATGATCCGTCGTCCCGCCCGGGTATGCGTGCGTTAAGAGAACTGGGGGTCGTCTCACCCCTTAGGGAATGCGGTCTCACCAAACCGACAGTGAGAATGCTGTCGAAGGAGGCCGGTCTGGATAATTGGAACGTTCCATCCAATTCATGCCTCGCCACACGCATCCCCACAGGGACCAGGATAACAGCGGATGCTTTGGAGCAGGTCGAGAGGACAGAAATGAAGCTCAGGGCCTTCGGCCTGATGGACTTCCGTGTCCGTTCCTTCGGCGACACTGCGAAATTGGAGATCGTCCCCGCCGAGCAATCTTTCGTGGACGGGCACATCTCCGAGATCAGCGAAATGATCCTCGAAGACTATCAGTCGGTCATCTTCGGTGTCAGGCAACCGGGCCTCTGAATCCACGCAAAGCTTAATTCATCGGCCCGGAGTGCTTAACCGGGTCGGTAAACCCTTTTGATGCTGTTGTAACAGATTTCGACCATATCATCCAGATTTATCTTTGCCTGCATATCCTGGACCTTCTCCACCTTGGCCTCGGTTACAGGCCCTATCGGAACAGCCGCACAGCCCGATGTCTTTATGATCGAGATATCGTACGTGCCTATGCGTTTGGCGATATCGATGACTTCAAGCTTGTCGAGTCCGATAAGCGGCCTCAATACAGGGAAATCCAATCCATTCTGCTCAGCCTTGATATTCATCAGAGTCTGTGAGGCGACCTGTCCGAGTGAATCTCCCATGACAATCCCCGAAGCGCCTTTGGCCTGTGCGAACTTCTTTGCGACTCTGTGCATGGTACGCTTGCACATCACACACTGATAGTGCGGATCGCAATTATCCTGGATGATCCTCTGGTTCCTTCCGTGGTCCGCAACGTACACTGGGAATTCCTTCTTCGTGTAAGACTCCAACTGCTTGGAGATCATTATCACCTTCTCGAGGTCCTTCGGATCGCCGAAATCCCCATTGCTCATGTGCAGAAGGATCACGTCTGCTCCGGCCTCTGACATCAAATACGATGCCACAGGCGAGTCGATACCTCCAGAGATCAATGCAACTACCTTCATGTGATCAGATCCTATGATAAACTATGTCCACGGCGTCGGTTCGATCCGTCCTCATCTGTGTGACAAGCCTGTTCACAGTCCCGTCATTCATCCCTATGGTGGGCATGAAAACAGGGAGCCCGCCATTGTCCATTCCATCTAACTGCTCCAACATATTCCCGGAAACGAGACCGAGAACCTTCTCGGGAATCTCTTCCCCAGGATCGAAGGTCCTCAGATGGGGATCGTACTTCTTAAGGAGAGAGAAATCATAGTCTCCGCAAACAGAGACCTTGCAGCCTCTCTTCATCATCAGCCAAGCAGATACCAGACCGCGGTCGTCGTTCACGTATGCATGCACCCTGCCCTGACTCCCCAGTGGAAGTCCGGCATGGCATCTGATGTATGATGTGAATATGTAGGCCTTGTTAGACCTGACCTCTATGAAAATGGTCCTGTCCGGATTCGAAAGATTGACCTTCACACCTTTATCAGAATT
This region includes:
- a CDS encoding 7-cyano-7-deazaguanine synthase, yielding MKVVALISGGIDSPVASYLMSEAGADVILLHMSNGDFGDPKDLEKVIMISKQLESYTKKEFPVYVADHGRNQRIIQDNCDPHYQCVMCKRTMHRVAKKFAQAKGASGIVMGDSLGQVASQTLMNIKAEQNGLDFPVLRPLIGLDKLEVIDIAKRIGTYDISIIKTSGCAAVPIGPVTEAKVEKVQDMQAKINLDDMVEICYNSIKRVYRPG
- the larE gene encoding ATP-dependent sacrificial sulfur transferase LarE encodes the protein MDGSLDSLLGYLSDLPRASLAFSGGTDSSFLLWACMKAGADVRPYFVRGNFQTADESEHAAKVASLLGADLKVIDIDTLSFSEVAANTPDRCYLCKKNVFTLIKEISESDGRLRVIDATNASDDPSSRPGMRALRELGVVSPLRECGLTKPTVRMLSKEAGLDNWNVPSNSCLATRIPTGTRITADALEQVERTEMKLRAFGLMDFRVRSFGDTAKLEIVPAEQSFVDGHISEISEMILEDYQSVIFGVRQPGL